TGCTGCTGTGGTGGAGAAGTTGTCACCGATGCTCTCTGAAGCAGAAACAGTATGGCTGAAGCAAGCTTGTAGTTTTTGATAAACAGTAAAAAGAGCGTAAAGCGCTCTTTTTACTGTTATGGATTGTGTTGGTGAGTCGTTTATAATGCGATCAATACCTAAATTTATCTAGCAATCTAACCTATGTCTGAAGATCTGCTTACTGAAATTAGCAATGCTTTTGAACCGTTTGATCCACCGCCGCAGGGTGCTTATGTGGACTGTGGTTCTGTGCGTGGTGATTGGAGTATTTTGACGGAATTAGGTCGCAAGATTATTCGCAGTAAAACTACAACTTGTCAGCTTTACACAGGACATCGGGGTGCGGGTAAATCGACAGAGCTTTTGCGACTGGAGAAACATCTAACCGAGCAGAATTATTTTGTGGTTAATTTTGGGGCGGATGATGAGGACATTGATATTGCGGATACGGAATATGCAGATATTCTGATGGCTTGCACAAAGCATTTGATTAAGAAGGTCAAGTTTGAAGATCAGAATCCCTTAAAAGGTATCTCAAATTGGTTAAAGGACAGAGCAGAAAGTTTATCAGATCTGTTGTTAACTGAATTGAGCTTCGAGGGATTGTCTCTAGAGCAACAGGTTTCGCAAATTACTAAAATCACAGCGACGATTAAGGCTCAACCTGATAACCGTAAAAAGATTCGCGATCGCATTAATGCCAATGCACCATCGTTATTGCAAGTATTGAATGATTTTATTGATGCTGGCAAAAAATCCTTAATCAAACAGGGTTATAAAGATTTGGTGTTGATCGTTGATAACCTCGATCGCATTATCGAAAGTCAAAAATCGGCAAATGAACTCAGCAACTACGATGAGATTTTTATCAAACGTCACGATCAGATGCGGGGTTTACATTGCCATGTGATTTACACTGTGCCAATCGCAATGGTTTATTCAGAACGCTGCACACAGTTACAAAACAATTTTAATGAAACTGATGTGTTGCCGATGATCATGCTTCAGAATGAGAAGGGTGAGAAGAGTGAAGAAGGACTTTCCAAGTTTCGCGAAATCATTGCTAAACGGATTGCGCCGATTGCGATTAATGGTCAAGATATTGGCTTAAGCTTGTCAAAGGCAGTGGAAACACAAGTTTTTGAATCGAAGGAGGTGCTTGAGCGTTTGTGTTTGATGAGTGGTGGACATATTCGGCTGTTTATCAAGATGATTCAAAAGGCTTTGGATCATACCGATGATTTACCAATTTCTCTTAGTACAGGACAAAAAGTTGCAAAAGTAGACAGGAAGGGGTTTTATAAAAGATAACCACATCACAAATAAAACCCCTATGAAAGAGATTAGCGTATTTTGCGAAAAGTTACATGAACATCTGCAATGGAATGGAGCAAGACTCTTATTTGTGTCGATGTTCCTGATCGCACTAATGCGAGTAAAGACAGTAAACCTAGCGGAAATCGCGACAGGATTTAGTGGAGAAGCCAAAGTCGAATCACACTATAAGCGGTTACAGAGATTTTTTCGAGAGTTTGAAGTGGACTATGAAAGCATCGCTTTAATGGTCGTCAAAGTGATGAAAATACCTGAACCATGGGTAATCAGTATCGACCGCACCGATTGGAGATTTGGTAAGACGGTATTTAATGTGCTGACATTGGGAGTAGTGCATCACGGTATCGCATTCCCGTTGGTCTGGATGATGCTGGACAAAAAAGGTAACTCGAACACCCGTGAACGTTGTGAATTGTGTAATCGATTTCTGGAAATATTTGGAGATCGCAAAATCGACTTTTTGACCGCAGACCGAGAATTTGTGGGGGAAGAATGGTTTGATTACTTGCTGTGTGACCCATGTACCCACTTTCGTATCCGTATTCGCAAAAACACCTTGCTTGACGATGGGCAGAAGCAACTACGGGCTGACGTTTGTTTCCAAGATCTCCAAGTTGGTCAATCGAAAGTATTGTCTAAGCCGAGGCTTGTTTGGCAACATTGGCTCTATATTGCGGCAATGCGTCTGGAGGATGGCGATTTGTTAATTGTAGCAACCGCTCATGACCCTAATACCGCTATTGCTGACTATGCCAAACGTTGGGCGATTGAGACTTTGTTTGGCTGTTTTAAATCCCGTGGCTTTTGTTTGGAGGCTACTCACCTTCAAGCCCCTGAACGCCTTTCTAAACTTATTGCTTTACTCACCCTCGCTTTATGTTGGGCTTTTTCTTCGGGGCTTTGGCTTGCTCAGCTCAATCCCCTCAAACCTAAAAAGCACGGTCGCTTACCTAAAAGCATTTTTCGTCTTGGTTTTGATTTTCTGCGTCATATCATCTTTGACATCCATCTCAATTCCGAGGCTTTCTTCAACTCCATTAAATTTTTGTCCTGTACTTAGCCAATTTCTAGAAAAGCAGTAAATCGAGCGATTGAGGATGCAAAGGAAGATTATCTCAATGCAATTTTCGATCATCAATGGAAGCTTTTAAGTGAGGTTAATGCAACTAATCAGATTCCTAATGCTGAGAATGACAAGGAATATCCTCGTTTGTTGGCAAATCGTTGCGTGTTGGAATATCGATATCGCGATCAGGATGACAAGCTAAAGCGTTGGTATGCTGTGCATCCATTGGTTAAAGAACTTGATAAATTTAGGATCTAAAGTTTATGTCAGGTGTAGTCCAAAGAGTTGATGAAAGTGTTGACAGTACTCCTGAAGATGAGTACAAATCACTGTTGCGCTCTTTGCGTCGTCGGAAGGGTTTTGGATTGGCTTTTGTGCGTTGTTCGCCTGCTGGTGGTGTGGAACTGATCAAGAAGGTGCGAGATGATTTACCTCAAAAACAAATTGGCATTTTAGAACTTCAAGAACCCATTGATAATTTAATTGAGTTTGTCCAAGCTTTTCCTAATCAAGAAAATCTCAATATTTTGTTTGTAGTTGGTTTAGAAAAATCTCTAGATGAATATATTCGTTCTGGTTATGGAGGAGAAGGTGATTATTACAACCTAGATGAGATTCCACCAATTCTCAATCATCTTAATTGGCAACGCGAAAATTTTAGAGATAAATTTCGGCATATTTGTTTTGTGTTTCTATTATCATCGTTTGCAATTAAATACATCACTCGCCGTGCGCCCGATTTTTTTGATTGGGGAACTGGCATTTTCACGTTTACTAACACAGGATTAGCATTATCACATTCACAAATAAGACCTGAAGTTCAAAAAAATGAAAGATTTAGTTTGCCATATTTACTTGGTCTTATGGCATCAAGTGTAGGATTAATCGATTTGTTAACTCATATTATTAGTCAAGAT
This genomic stretch from Pseudanabaena galeata CCNP1313 harbors:
- a CDS encoding AAA family ATPase; translation: MSEDLLTEISNAFEPFDPPPQGAYVDCGSVRGDWSILTELGRKIIRSKTTTCQLYTGHRGAGKSTELLRLEKHLTEQNYFVVNFGADDEDIDIADTEYADILMACTKHLIKKVKFEDQNPLKGISNWLKDRAESLSDLLLTELSFEGLSLEQQVSQITKITATIKAQPDNRKKIRDRINANAPSLLQVLNDFIDAGKKSLIKQGYKDLVLIVDNLDRIIESQKSANELSNYDEIFIKRHDQMRGLHCHVIYTVPIAMVYSERCTQLQNNFNETDVLPMIMLQNEKGEKSEEGLSKFREIIAKRIAPIAINGQDIGLSLSKAVETQVFESKEVLERLCLMSGGHIRLFIKMIQKALDHTDDLPISLSTGQKVAKVDRKGFYKR
- a CDS encoding IS4 family transposase is translated as MKEISVFCEKLHEHLQWNGARLLFVSMFLIALMRVKTVNLAEIATGFSGEAKVESHYKRLQRFFREFEVDYESIALMVVKVMKIPEPWVISIDRTDWRFGKTVFNVLTLGVVHHGIAFPLVWMMLDKKGNSNTRERCELCNRFLEIFGDRKIDFLTADREFVGEEWFDYLLCDPCTHFRIRIRKNTLLDDGQKQLRADVCFQDLQVGQSKVLSKPRLVWQHWLYIAAMRLEDGDLLIVATAHDPNTAIADYAKRWAIETLFGCFKSRGFCLEATHLQAPERLSKLIALLTLALCWAFSSGLWLAQLNPLKPKKHGRLPKSIFRLGFDFLRHIIFDIHLNSEAFFNSIKFLSCT